The region CGGAGATTACTGGCCAAGAAATCGACGAAGAAAAAGCGCAGCAATTGGACCACCTCTACCAAATCCTTAGCCTCAACCCAACTATAAACGAATTCTTAAGTGCAGAGTATCGGCTGGCCAGGCTCCTGGCCGACATCCAAAAGATAATTGGAGAGGCGGTAAAAGCGTGGTTTCCGGCCAACCAAGACCGTACCATGAATTAACGATTTATCGATGGT is a window of Clostridia bacterium DNA encoding:
- a CDS encoding YlbF family regulator gives rise to the protein MTAYDKAHELAEALAKSEEYRAYVEAKQKLEQDRANSAMLDEFRKHQLELQIAEITGQEIDEEKAQQLDHLYQILSLNPTINEFLSAEYRLARLLADIQKIIGEAVKAWFPANQDRTMN